The following nucleotide sequence is from Flavimarina sp. Hel_I_48.
AAGCACCATAATCTGGTGTTTTTAGTCCGTTTTCCTATTTATTTATGACTAAATCCTAGTTCTGGATTTTCATGCTCAGTTCTTCAAGCGGTTGGAGGCTCGGTTTTGTCCTCAAGTACAAATCGAACTGTTCCTGCGTCAGTACATCGCGCATTTCGCCGTTTTCCTGTTTCCCAAGTTCATAGAGCGCCCTCAACTTATCCTCACCTTTCATTTCCTGCCGAAGTTGCTCTTTTTCAAGGTAAAATGTCTGTAATTTTTCCTTGAAAATCACTTCTTGCTTTCCTGTAAGCACCAGTTTTTCAGTATAGTTTTGAGTCAGGCTATTTATAATTGAATCCTGAGTAACGGTGGGCACCTGCGCATGAAGGTTACCCGCTAGTAAAAAAGCGAGAAGTAAACCCGCTGTACTAACAATTTGTTTAAACCTATTCATTCTCTTTCTGTTTTTGTTCTTTAAAATTTCCATTGAATACGAACGCATTTTGCGGCATACGTTTCCGTTTATTATGTTCCTGCTCATGAAGATCGTCTGAAAGTTGGCTTTTTGCGTCGCCTCCATAATATCCCATGCAAACCGCGGTTGCAACATGATATTCTTCCGGGAAACCGAAATCTTTTTTTGCTTTTTCAAAATCGATACCGGCCATCTGATGGACTCCTATGCCCATATCATGCGCCTGTATGCTTGCCATTCCAAAAAATAAACCCAGGTCATGCAATGCATGAAAATTTTCCTGTCCTTTTGGATTGGTTTTTTTATAACAACCCAGCATAAGCACGGGCGCATTTTTAACCCACGACTGATTAAATTCAACCAGACAATCCATTATCCTATCATACGTATCACTGCCTTTAACACCATATATAATACGCCATGGCTGCAGGTTATTTGAACTTGGTGCCCATCGGCCTGCTTCCAGAACGGTTCTAATAGCCTCTTCACTAACCTCTTTTTGATCAAAAGCACGTGGACTCCAGCGACCGCTGATCAAGGGATGAATTTCGTATGCCGTAGGCGTTTCTTTCTTTATCATAGTAAAATAGGTTTAAATCAAGTAATAAAAATTATTTACCAAAACGTATAAATAACAGGGTATTTAGCTCTGAAAATACTCATTTTTGTCCATATTTTAAATGTTTTAACACCTATTAACGTGACATCAATCACATTACCATTTAGCAATTGTTATAGAAACAATGTACTTCGATGTTAAGCTTATTACAAGAACTGGAATTACTTTTGATCATTCGAAAACAACCATGATCTACCGTCGTCCTGAATTTTTAAGGATTTGATTAAAACCATAAGTTGATTGAAATTAAATAGTATTTTAAAAAAAATGAAAGAGCAAAAAGGAAAAAATTAAGTAGTATCATTTTGCCAAGATCGCAACAATTAAGGCTAGCCCTAAACCTATAATAGTCGCCCAAATAGTAAAACCCACCTTCGCAAAAGACTAACTATTTATGAGTAAATTTTCTCCGGGAATAGAAATGCTTAGCAATAAAAAATCCCAATTCCATAAAATGAAATTGGGATTTTCCTAAAGTATTCCTTTTACAAGAAATTTATTCGTCTTTCACGTCATAACGGTCAAGCATCATCACCTTGTCCCATGCAGCGACAAAGTCTTTTACAAAACGCTCTTGCCCGTCATCTGCGCCATAAACCTCAGCAAGGTTACGCAATTGTGCATTGGAGCCAAAGATTAAATCACAGCGCGTAGCGGTATATTTTGTAACACCGGTTTCGCGATCGTTCACATTAAAAAGTTGCTCTTCTTGTCCCTGCGGAACCCACTCATAGTCCATACTGGTGAGCACCTTGAAGAAATCATTAGTCAATTGACCGGGACGTTCTGTAAATACGCCGTGCCTGGAGTGATCGTAATTTTGATCAAGCACCCGCAATCCACCTACAAGAACCGTCCATTCTGGCGCGTTCAGGGTCAATAATTGAG
It contains:
- a CDS encoding nitroreductase family protein; translation: MIKKETPTAYEIHPLISGRWSPRAFDQKEVSEEAIRTVLEAGRWAPSSNNLQPWRIIYGVKGSDTYDRIMDCLVEFNQSWVKNAPVLMLGCYKKTNPKGQENFHALHDLGLFFGMASIQAHDMGIGVHQMAGIDFEKAKKDFGFPEEYHVATAVCMGYYGGDAKSQLSDDLHEQEHNKRKRMPQNAFVFNGNFKEQKQKENE